One genomic region from Triplophysa rosa unplaced genomic scaffold, Trosa_1v2 scaffold15_ERROPOS267728, whole genome shotgun sequence encodes:
- the stxbp6l gene encoding syntaxin binding protein 6 (amisyn), like: MKMNIQSAISREIFIPSDEKLLVAIEVRRRIRRKGLSFLKAGLKKDYITFLCLSVNNCRPAEALITKVKRYRGSRQFFKRSQWSVRQLRQVNGVNPNEDSPEFDLVLDRTSDQWKASSAAEKCIFVQVLYHACKNYWEANPGQNNPASPGDRKIPGAPENKKSHGETQRTEFVNCQPKLMGDACSVNMVIYRFIIFSNRAEGKAVDLYVV, translated from the exons ATGAAGATGAACATTCAGTCAGCCATCAGTCGTGAGATCTTTATCCCAAGTGATGAAAAGTTACTGGTAGCCATTGAGGTGAGGAGAAGAATACGGAGAAAAGGACTTTCTTTCCTAAAGGCTGGTCTCAAGAAGGACTATATAACTTTCCTCTGCTTATCAG tTAATAACTGCAGACCAGCTGAAGCCCTTATCACTAAAGTTAAAAGGTATCGAGGCTCAAGACAGTTTTTCAAAAGATCTCAATGGTCTGTGAGGCAGCTTCGTCAGGTCAATGGCGTTAACCCAAATGAG GACTCTCCTGAGTTCGACCTTGTGCTTGATCGCACTTCTGATCAGTGGAAGGCCAGCTCAGCTGCAGAGAAGTGCATATTTGTGCAAGTTTTGTACCATGCTTGTAAAAACTACTGGGAGGCAAACCCTGGCCAAAACAACCCAGCTTCCCCTGGAGACCGGAAGATACCTGGGGCTCCAGAGAACAAGAAGAGCCACGGTGAAACACAAAGAACAGAATTTGTTAACTGTCAGCCAAAGTTAATGGGAG ATGCTTGCTCTGTTAATATGGTCATCTATCGCTTTATTATCTTCTCGAACCgggctgaaggaaaagccgtgGATTTATATGTTGTATGA